One stretch of Erpetoichthys calabaricus chromosome 14, fErpCal1.3, whole genome shotgun sequence DNA includes these proteins:
- the LOC114665305 gene encoding keratin, type I cytoskeletal 17-like isoform X18, giving the protein MSMQRKALSLHGAPAVPLIASTSSTRVFTGYGNSNSGLYGAAVGIDEVFSINDKATMQNLNDRLAAYLERVRSLGLANNKLEQQIRDWYAAAADAKPKDFGPQERAVAELRAKIHATTVDNAKIVLQIDNAKLAAEDFRVKYENEMAMRQSVEIDISGLRKLMDELTMARSDLEMQVEGLKEELIHLKKNHQEEMQAVQNSMSGTVNVEVDAAPQQDLAKTLEEIRSQYRSIVENNRRDMENWYKAKFEELDNQVSSDSDALESLKSQKCELKRTLQALEIELQSQHNLKGALENTLLETKSRYASQLSQLQFTINKLEAELMNLRQDMETQSNEYKILLNVKIRLEMEIAEYRRLLDGEDTGRKVEVPKIESPPREPIRTRKVKKLVEDFVDGKVVNTHEEEFEEAIR; this is encoded by the exons ATGTCAATGCAAAGAAAAGCACTGAGTCTACATGGTGCCCCAGCGGTACCCCTCATCGCTAGCACTTCATCTACCAGAGTCTTTACTGGATATGGCAACAGCAACAGTGGACTGTATGGTGCTGCAGTAGGCATTGATGAAGTGTTCAGCATAAACGACAAAGCCACCATGCAGAACCTCAATGACCGCCTTGCTGCTTACTTGGAGAGAGTTCGGTCTCTCGGGCTTGCAAACAACAAGCTGGAACAACAGATCCGGGactggtatgctgctgctgccgaTGCAAAGCCCAAGGATTTTGGCCCTCAGGAAAGAGCTGTAGCAGAACTGCGAGCAAAG ATCCATGCTACCACCGTGGACAATGCCAAAATTGTCCTGCAGATTGACAATGCCAAGCTAGCAGCTGAAGACTTCAGAGTCAA GTATGAGAACGAGATGGCCATGAGGCAGTCAGTGGAAATAGACATAAGTGGTCTCCGTAAGCTGATGGACGAGCTGACCATGGCCAGAAGTGACCTGGAGATGCAAGTTGAAGGGCTCAAGGAAGAGCTGATACATCTCAAAAAGAATCACCAGGAG GAAATGCAAGCTGTGCAAAACTCAATGTCAGGCACAGTTAACGTTGAGGTGGATGCTGCTCCCCAGCAAGACCTGGCCAAGACCTTGGAGGAAATACGATCTCAGTATCGGAGCATAGTGGAAAACAACAGACGTGATATGGAGAACTGGTACAAGGCCAAG TTTGAAGAATTGGACAACCAGGTATCCAGTGATTCTGATGCCCTGGAGTCCTTAAAGAGTCAGAAATGTGAGCTAAAAAGGACACTACAGGCCCTTGAGATTGAGCTGCAGTCTCAGCACAACTTG AAAGGGGCGCTTGAAAACACGCTATTGGAAACCAAGAGCCGCTATGCATCACAGCTCTCTCAGCTGCAGTTCACCATTAACAAGCTTGAGGCTGAGCTGATGAATCTCAGGCAAGATATGGAGACCCAGAGCAATGAGTATAAGATATTACTGAATGTGAAAATCAGGTTGGAGATGGAGATTGCAGAGTATCGCCGCTTGTTGGATGGAGAGGATACAGG GAGAAAAGTAGAAGTGCCTAAAATTGAATCTCCACCAAGAG AGCCTATTCGAACAAGAAAGGTGAAAAAACTGGTGGAAGACTTTGTGGATGGAAAAGTTGTCAACACTCACGAAGAAGAGTTTGAAGAGGCGATACGCTAA